The Homo sapiens chromosome 10, GRCh38.p14 Primary Assembly sequence TCGGCAAAGATCACTGTTCTTCTTTCTTGATGCAGGTGAACCTGTCCTTGGTATTCAGCCCAAGTCCTCAGCGGTGGGGGCTCACACACTCTGCCCACCCAACCCAAGGCCATGACCACAATCTAGACCACCTACGCACACTGAGCTGCGGGGCCAAGTGGAGGAGACACCGGCAAACGCTCTCTGGCGTCTGCACTGAGCTGGGGGCAGGTGGGCTTCCCTGGGGGAAATACCTAGAACCAAGGGCATGATGACATGTCCATAGTATGAAACGTCAGGGCCACTAAAAAGAATGTTATAGGACTGTCATTTAGTGAGAAAATCAAATGGTGAAACATGCCACAACAGGCACAAACCTTCTGGACAGTATGTGCCTTAGCTTGGGCTGCTGtgatgcagtggcatggtctggGTGGCTGATAAACACTGActttccacagttctggaggccaaggctCCAGGCAGGTTCGGTGTGTGATGAGGCCCACCCTGGTTTACAGACAGCACCTTCCCACAGAGCACTCACATTGTGGGAGGGGTGAAAGAGTGCCCTCAGGGCTCTCCTAAGGGCAGTAATCCCACTGGAGGAGCTCCGCCCCCTCatagggcactaatcccactggAGGAGCTCCGCCCTCTCatagggcactaatcccactcaaaGAGCTCCATCTTCTCATAGGGCAGTAATCCCACTGGAGGAGCTCCGCCCTCTCATAGGGCACTAATCTCACTGGAAGAGCTCCATCCTCTCatagggcactaatcccactggAAGAGCTCTGCCTTCTCTTAGGGCATTAATCCCACTGAAGGAGCTCCGCCCTCTCatagggcactaatcccactcaaaGAGCTCCGCCCTCTCACAGGGCACTAATCCCAAAGAGCTCTGCCCCCTCatagggcactaatcccacttgaagagctctgccctcatagggcactaatcccactggAGGAGCTCCGCCCCCTCatagggcactaatcccactggAGGAGCTCCACCCTCTCTCTCCTAGGACACTAAACCCACTCGAAGAGCTCTGCCCTTGTGACTAGTCATTGCCCAAAGTCCCCCCTCCTAATGCAGTCACggtaggggttaggatttcaacccAGGGATTTGGGGTGGGGCTGAGTGAAATGAGCCTGACCCAAAGGGATAAATGGAGGTCCctccatagagacaggaagtagaagcGTGGGTGCCAGGAGCTGGAGGGAAGCAGAAAAGGGGTTGTTGTTTAACGGGGACAGTTTCCGTTTGGGAAAATGAAAGCTTTCTTGGATAGTCATGGCTGCACAACGAGAACGTACTTAATGCCGCTGAAATGTGCATTTGAAAtggttcagaccagcctgggcaacacggggaaaccccgtctctacaaaaggtaaatttaaacagtcagctgggtgtgggagtgcgcccctgtggtcccagctacttgggagggggggaggatcacttgagcccaggagattcaagctgcagtgagctgtgactgagcCACGCACTCCAGCCCGTCTCTAAAACACAGTGGTTAAGATGATCAAGTTGACGTCGTGTGTTCCCACAGTAGAGAAGAATGCAGTAAACTGAACAGAGAGCTCCTTATGACAGAAGTAGGAAGAAAATAGGGTGGGCTCTCGTGAGGAAAGGGCTCGACGTGAGTGGGCGTGGAAGAAAACCATAGACCATGCCTGTGCCCGTGTGCAGGGGTGTGTGGGTGCGTGCACAGAACTCTAGGAAGTCACAAGCCCAGCTGTTCACAGTGGCTACCCTGGAAGTATGATGTGAGGCAACTGACTATACAAACTTGTTTTGTTTGAATGTTGTTCCTtacagtgaaaaaacaaaaaagtttaaaaaaacaactaacaTGACAGAATGCTCATTGCAGACATGACTACAAGGCGTGGTGTAATCTGAATCGCTATCACTTTAATCAGCATCTGTATGAAGGCAGCAGACAGCGTTTCCCTCAGAGCAGCCCCATTCTTCAGCGGCAGGGACACAAGGACCCGCAGGCCCCGCTTTCCGTCCGAGCACAGCATGCCCAGAGGGACCAGCGGGGGCTCCTCAGCAGAATCTTAGATTTAGAAGGTGCTCCAGTCAGGACCCTCACAGGCTGGGTGACGAAGGCTGTCATGCCGTGAGAGGTCGGGCCACGACCACGCAGCAATTGGAGAGGAACTGCACACCACGGACACTGCTCTTGAAAAGAGGATGATTTACTTGCTTCTAAAACTGACAGGCTGCACTTGTCCTCTCCAAGCAGAGGTGTGAAGCAGGGGCAGCTGGTTCTCACTGGTCTTTGAAGTTGGCCTTTCTCTTTTCCACAAACGCGGTCATCCCTTCTTTCCGGTCATCCTGGCAGGAAAAGGAACAGAAACAGAGCTGGACGCGCAGTATCCTCACAGAGCCTGATGCCAATGTCCGCCCGTCTCTCCCTGGCTCTGCCTCACTCATGCTCACAGGGGCCCAGGGGGCCGGGGAGGGGACTCAGCGGCAGGAACACCTGCCCAATCAGAGCTGGGCCTGGGCGCGGGGATTTTCACGGCCTCTCTCTACCAGTCTAGGTGACGGTCATTCAGGAGCCACTGTGTATGTCCAACAAGCTCACATCTAAAGAGCCTCAGATGCACCCATCTTGGTCACTCACCATGTCATCAACTGGATGATGGGTGGCCTGTATCAGGGGCTACTCTGTGTTGGAGTAGGACGTGAGAACTCAACTCTGCATCTGCTTTTCTTACACTGTGTGCACGTGTGTCCCCaggtgtgcgcgcgcgcacacacacacacacacacacacacacacgcatctgTACCCCTTCCTCAGGTGCCCAaaccacttttaatttttattttatagaacaaTTAAAACACCGAAGTATGACTTTCTCCCAGTGAAAGACATGAATTAAAATGGtaatctggccgggtgcagtggctcacgcctataatcccagcactgtgggaggccgaggcaggcagatcacttgaggtcaggagttcaagaccagcctggccaacatggtgaaactctgtctctactaaaaatacaaaaattagccaggtgtggtggtgggcacctgtaatcccagctactcgggaggctgaagcaggagaatcacttgaacccaggaggtggaggttgcagtgagctgagatctcaccactgcattccagcctggacgaccgagcaagactctgcctcaaagggaagaaaattaaaattatgatggTAATTAGAGGAATTACTTTAAGTTACTGGCAGAAATCTTATAAAATATTGCTCTAAAGCTTCAGCTTATCTTATTAGAATACATTTGAGCCTATTCCAAATAATTGGAATGATCTAAAAAAACATGGGTAAAatgagttacattttttttttcagacagagtctcactctgtctcccaggctggagtgcagtggcgtgatctcggctcactgtaatctccgcctctgggttcaagcgattctcctgcctcaacttccagagtagctgggattacaggcacctgccaccacgcccggctaattttttggatttttagtagagacgggtttcgtcatgttgcccaggctggtttcaaactcctgagctcaggcaatccacccgcctcagcctcccaaagtgctgggattacagggtgagccaccgcgcccggcctcattttttaaaaaagtcttttttttgagacggggtcttgctttgctgcccagttGGACTCGAAcgacccgcctcagcctcccaggaagctgggGCTACGGATGCTCGACACCCACCCGGCTGAAACTGCATTTTCAATAAAGGAGCTGCTTGAGGGTGCAATTCACAGACCTCACAtaacaggaaaaacaagaaaagcccCTGTAAGGTTTCTGTACTTTTGAACTTGTACATGCTCTACTTTTTTCCTAACATCAAGACCCACTGATGGAACCAATCTGATCCCGTTAAAGGTGAGGCTGGCAGTTCTGACCAGAAAGAAACGATActtaatgataaaatttaaaaggaaattccCAGCAACTTGTGTGACTGGAATTTGCTTGATTCTCCGGTTGAACACTGTTTACTCACAGTGGCAAAGGTTGAATAAAAGAGTTTCTTCTCCAACTTACTTCCTTCTGTTAATGTCATTtcaaaagctgaaaaacaaagTCCCAGAGTTATGAACGGAGATATTACATGCAGAACTTTTCCTGCACGGTGACAGGAAGCCCTCCTCACTGACCCATGCACAACTGTGCTTTCGACGTGGCCCAGCCCTGCACAGGCTTCCATGGTGCCGCCCTTCTCAAAGGCACTGCCCCAGCGGAGACCTGGCAGAACCAACAGCTCTGCTATGGCCCCCAAACGTCACACTCCGGTAGCCCACGGCCCCAAGAAGGGAGAGGAACTGGATGAAAGGTGAGATGGCAAACTGTGCCCTTGAGGAGAGGCTGTGAGGCGGCAACGGGGctgcaaacagagaaaaataaccaAGGATGAAAACCAGGAAGGACAGCACGAGAGCCAGAGCTGGGCGCGGCCGGCACCAAGAACGCCTTTGGCTCTGCTCATTCCAGGCCCGTTCTTTGCACGAGGCCAAGCAGAGCAGATCCAGGTGCGCAGATGGAGGCAGGCGCTGTGGCTCCAGGGCTGGTGCCAGCATCCTCTCCCAGGGGAGCACGACCTTGCCAAACACCTCGGGCGACAGCAGCCTCCGTTCTTTCAAAATGCTCTCCTCACTGTATCCTGCCTCAAGCCAACGGCAAGCCCGGGGGACGGCCACACCCTCGAGATAAATGCACTCAGAGAGGTTAGGGGACCTGCCTGGGGCCACCCACACCTGTCCGGACTCAACCAGCTAATAACCATCTCATTCCACATGCTGAGAATAAATTGTGACATTAAAACTTGAGCATTTCTGAGGAGGGGGAGGTTCAGATCCACTTCCCTGGCAGAGGGAGAACTAAAAGGGATCCAGGCCAAGAACGAACAGCGTGGTGCTGGGCTGCAAGCCTGCGTAGCCACCTGCCAGGCGCACACGCAGCCGCCAACCCCAGGTCTCGGGAGGTGAACCGAGCCTCCCCATGGCAGAGACCATTTTACATTTGGGACCTCTGCTCCCTTCTCAGCCTTTCCCTGCCACTGCCAGCTCTGTACTGCCCTCACCTCCCAGGCCTGGCTCAGTTCTTGGGCCCTGGTACAAAGGGGAGCTGGGAACATCTCAGCGGAGTTCCTGAGTGCGTGACCAGAAACCACGACTCTACAGACAGCAGAACTGAGACACTGAGAAGCATTTCTGCCCAGGAGGGCTTAAGGCATATTCATTTGGAGCCAGAAAGCCTGCTGCTGAGGAATGCTCCTGACAGCCACGGAGACCTCTCCAGTGTCTTCCTGGCAGATCCCCTACCTGCATTCACTGATTCTTTGGCCATCGCTACTACAATTTTAGAATTGCTGGCAATTTTTTCTGCACACTGGATGGCTTCTTCCACCAGTGTCTCAACAGGACAAATCTTGCTGACAAGACCTGAAACACAAGAAAGTCAGTGAGTGATGTGCAGAAACAGCACTTGTCTATCCCTTCTCGAGTGAGTGGCCGCTGGGGAGCAGCGTGGCTGGAGCACCCCAGCCTCTGGACGCTAAGCAAGGGCGGCTTCCACACGGGAAGTGCCGCACGTGCCCCTTCCTGAGTGCTGAGTGATCTCGGCACTGCGGTCACTGTGCTCTCAgacatgtgggccaggctggccaCAGCTCCGACGGCAGAGGCGGCCAGACACGGGGACTGTGATCACCAACAGGGCAGTGGGAGGACCGGCCACTGAGGCCTGGAGATGCCCATTGCTTACACTGCATTTTGGGGACGCAATTGCTGGGCTGTTATTCTGTACCAGATACTTACGTGTGGTTCACTTCCGTACATACAGTACttcaaaatgtagaaacaaaagGCAGTCAGTCTTCTCCCAGGTCCTCAGGACCCAAAAGCTCATGCAACCACCGTGGGGGCACTTGGATGCTGCCCGGGGTTTCTGTGGGGCTCCCACGAGGGGGACACCTGGATGCCGCCCTGGGTTTCTGTGGGGCTCCCCCATGGGGGACACCTGGATGCAGCTCTGGGTTTCTGTGGGGCTCCCACGAGGGAGACAACTGGATGCAGCTCAGGGTTTCTGTGGGGCACCCATGAGGGGGACACCTGGATGCTGCCCCGGGTTTCTGTGGGGCTCCCCCGAGGGGGACACCTGGATGCCGCCCTGGGTTTCTGTGGGGCTCCCACCCCGGGTTTCCAGGTGGCTCTTGCGGGCAGCCCCAACCCATACCTGCTTGCTTGGCGTCCTGGGCTGAGATCCGGTCACCAGTGAGGACCATCTCCATCGCCAGCGACTTCCCAACAGCACGGGTGAGTCTCTGGGTGCCGCCCGCACCTGCAGGGAGGGGCTGGTCATGGCTGGCACTGTGATGAGTGAACCCAAGAAGACATCACAGCTGTGCAGCCAGCAAATTCCAAGGGGCTTAAGATAGGCCCTGAGACTAGGTCCAGGGGTCAGAGGCCAGGCAGCACAAGAGCCCGGGAACATCAGGGGCAGCAGCCCCTTTTCAAGCTCAGGCCCCACATCTGGTGCTCCCCTGTGGGCAAAGGATTAcctaggtgccgaggcaagagactgaaggcacaaactgtttcggtataataaagaaaatagttagaataacaatagttataatacaaattagatatagagatgatcatggacaTTATCAATCATtagtataaacattattaatcattagctcttaatattactctttgttgtATTACTAATATAACCAAGAAATAACTGGCGGGTatagggtcaggtgctgaaggCACATTGTGAGAAGagacctagaaggcaagaggtgagcctTCTGTCACACCTGCATAAGGGccgcttgagggctccttggtcaagcAGTAACGCCAGTGTCTGGGAAGGCAACCATTACTTAGCAGACCAtgaaagggagtctcctttccttggaggagtcagggaacactgctccaccagcttcttgtgAGAGGCTGGATATTCTCCAGGCCTGCCCGCAgtcatccggaggcctaacccCCTCCCTGTGGTGCTTCAACGATCACactccttgtccactttcatgctCCTCCCgtactcctggttcctctttgaagttcgTAGCAGATAGTGGAAGAAGAAAGagtgaaagtcttaaagtctttgatctttcttgtaagtgcatagaagaaaatgctgacatatgctgccttccctctctgcttcGGCTACCTAagagggaagggccccctgtcccaTGATCACGTGACTTGCTTCACCTTGTCAATCACTTAGAGGATTCACCGTCCTCACCCTGCCCCCTCGTCctgtatgcaataaatatcagtGCGCCCAgccattcggggccactaccggtctccgccTCTTGATGGTATtggtcccccaggcccagctgttttctctttatctctttgtcttgtgtctttatttcttacaatcTCTCGTCTCCGCACATGGGGAGAACACCTGCTAAGCCCCGTAGGGCTGGACACTACACTCCCCCAACACCCTGACATTAGATCAAGGTGATGACTCTGTAgggccctccccagcctctgtggTCAACATATTAGAAGCTTATAGGCCTCCCTGACCCCAGGCACTGGTCCCTTATAGTAGCAGCTGTTCTAGGGATCAGACCCGAAACAAATGCACCGAGCTCACAGCTCCAGGCCTCAGAATCGGCCTCGTCCAACTCAGAGGGCAGCGAAGGGCACCCTGAGTGCAGCTGCTCCCCTCAGGGTCTcagctccctcctggctgctcgGCCTGGGCCCACCCTTCCTACCAGGAGAACCCTGGGGTTAGAGGGTGTTGCTTTTTGCCAAGAGCCCAGGCCCTTCTCACGGGCCTGGGTGGGGGGTCTGACTCCCCACCCTGAACCCAGGCCATGTGACCTCCATGGCCAGTGAGATGGCAGTGTGCAGAGCTCCCAGTGCCACCCAGGGTCACCATGTTCCCTCTCTGCCATGGACACGAATCACAAGCAAGAACTGTCATGGTTAGAAGCCAGCGTTACCCAGGACCAGCCTCTCCCAACACCATCAGATGTGGGCACAGTCACAGTCCCGGGACTCTAAGGCCCCCCCCAAGCTCTGTCACAACCACTCTAGCCTCCGTGGCTGTCCACAGAGGGACCACTGACCAGCCATGGGGCTGTCCATCCAGGGCCTCTGGTCAGATATGAGCTGTGGGCCCTGAGACACAGGCAGATTTTGAGTAATTACCTAAGGCATCTATGCCAGAGACAGTGTCACTCTTTACCTGGGATGGTTCCTATTAAGATCTCCGGCTGTGCAAACTGGGCCTTCTCACCGGCATAGATGATATCACACATCATGGCAAGCTCACAGCCCCCGCCAAACTGTAAAACATTCGGCATCAGGAGAGTCTTACCAGGGGAACCCAGTCAGAAATCACTCTGCTTGCTTattcaaattttccatttaaaagaaaCAGTGTTGGGGGTATGACAAAGACTAACATGGTGGCACCAAACTAGATAATTGTTATGATAAGTTAACTACAGATGGTTGATGCTGTTTACCAGGGGCTGGCAAACATCCTGTAAAGGACCATGAGGGTCTTACAGGCTCTGCTGCCACGACTCAACTCTGCTGCTGTGGCCGAAATGCAGCCACAGAGACTAGGTGCACAGGTGGGTGTGGCTGTGCCGGGAAAACTCCATCCGCAGACCCCTGGCTTACACGGCAGG is a genomic window containing:
- the ECHS1 gene encoding enoyl-CoA hydratase, mitochondrial, yielding MAALRVLLSCVRGPLRPPVRCPAWRPFASGANFEYIIAEKRGKNNTVGLIQLNRPKALNALCDGLIDELNQALKTFEEDPAVGAIVLTGGDKAFAAGADIKEMQNLSFQDCYSSKFLKHWDHLTQVKKPVIAAVNGYAFGGGCELAMMCDIIYAGEKAQFAQPEILIGTIPGAGGTQRLTRAVGKSLAMEMVLTGDRISAQDAKQAGLVSKICPVETLVEEAIQCAEKIASNSKIVVAMAKESVNAAFEMTLTEGSKLEKKLFYSTFATDDRKEGMTAFVEKRKANFKDQ